A genomic region of Acidobacteriota bacterium contains the following coding sequences:
- a CDS encoding HAD-IC family P-type ATPase, translating into MAKTSTDPVCDTQRPGGGLSCAYGNSHSVDGLIIADELGVDIAAGLSFKEADKRLKRDGPNVLAKISGPGLLRVFLRQFANIVVWLLLAASVVAWFTNGIPEAVAIFTVLIINAVVGFVIEWRAGKAIDALKDQTRIAARVRRGGLESVVDAVNLVVGDIVILAAGDRVPADARLLEAVNLQADESALTGESFPVSKSIESVSFSSILTERLSMLHLGTMVTSGRALAIVTATGPQTELGHVGRLLAETEDEHTPLERRLAWLGKILVYIVLAIAVIVMLAGLLRGDDPAMMLEVSISLAVAAIPEGLPAITTLILALGVLRMAQRRAIVRKLSAVEALGSTTVICTDKTGTLTENRMTVTEYGLADGNVVEPGEGETSNDILKRLMLVSVLCNDAAFDSDASGKETVGDPTEIALLVAARDLLPDMAAVRGSFEKIRELPFDSASMRMITVFRDQAAGTLTAMAKGAPRVILEMCSEYASGRKSAEALDDAGRQRFLAVNEEMAGRGLRVLAIAEKAMADESGDIDVGYTFLGVAGMSDPPRAGVGEAIEAARLAGIRIVMLTGDQAMTARAIARELRLAGDDEIFSMHASEVRDADDASLTEAARRVHVFSRVSPEDKLRIVELLQNAGQIVAVTGDGINDAPALKRADIGVAMGMRGTEVAKEAADIVLTDDNFSTIINAIEGGRMIYANITKFVHMMFSHNLGEVLVIFVAIITGLPLPLLPLQILWINIVTDIFPALALAVEPASPSTMKRSPRSSDENLLSGSFLLLIGWQGVMLAAITLSAYLWALNEYGPGSHARTVAMLGLVGVQIGHTFNCRSRTHSAFRGFFGNPYLFGAIAIVILLQLSAIYVPALAQLLGLVEPNWKDLIATLGCVILPIALVEMFKSLQRRHAGRDA; encoded by the coding sequence ATGGCAAAAACATCAACTGATCCTGTTTGCGACACTCAGCGGCCCGGTGGCGGCTTGAGTTGTGCTTACGGGAATTCACATAGCGTCGACGGCCTCATCATCGCTGATGAACTCGGCGTGGATATCGCCGCCGGCCTCTCTTTTAAAGAAGCGGACAAACGTCTAAAACGAGACGGTCCAAACGTTCTTGCAAAAATATCAGGCCCGGGGTTGTTGCGGGTTTTTCTAAGGCAGTTCGCCAATATTGTTGTCTGGCTTTTGCTTGCCGCAAGCGTCGTCGCGTGGTTTACCAACGGCATCCCTGAGGCCGTCGCCATATTTACGGTGTTGATCATCAATGCCGTTGTCGGCTTTGTGATCGAATGGCGTGCCGGAAAGGCCATCGATGCCCTGAAAGATCAGACCCGCATAGCCGCACGGGTTCGGCGTGGAGGATTGGAAAGTGTTGTCGACGCCGTTAACCTCGTCGTCGGGGACATCGTCATTCTGGCGGCCGGCGACCGGGTTCCTGCGGATGCCCGCTTGCTCGAAGCCGTGAATCTACAGGCCGACGAATCCGCCCTGACCGGTGAGAGCTTTCCCGTTTCCAAATCTATCGAGTCGGTCTCGTTTTCGTCGATCCTCACCGAACGCCTTTCGATGCTCCATCTCGGAACGATGGTGACGTCCGGACGTGCATTGGCGATCGTAACTGCGACCGGCCCGCAGACAGAGCTTGGACATGTCGGCCGGTTGTTGGCAGAGACCGAAGATGAACACACGCCACTCGAAAGACGTCTGGCGTGGCTCGGCAAGATCCTCGTCTATATAGTCCTCGCGATCGCGGTAATTGTGATGCTGGCGGGTCTTCTCCGCGGCGATGACCCGGCGATGATGTTGGAGGTATCGATCAGCCTCGCGGTGGCGGCAATACCCGAGGGTCTGCCGGCGATAACCACGCTGATCCTCGCCTTGGGCGTCCTGCGGATGGCCCAAAGGCGTGCGATCGTGCGAAAGCTCTCAGCCGTCGAGGCTCTCGGCAGCACGACCGTCATCTGTACTGATAAGACCGGAACGCTGACCGAGAACCGGATGACCGTGACGGAGTATGGGCTCGCAGACGGAAACGTGGTCGAACCCGGAGAAGGCGAAACCTCTAACGATATTCTGAAACGTCTGATGCTGGTCAGTGTGCTATGCAATGATGCGGCATTCGATAGCGATGCCTCGGGAAAGGAGACGGTAGGCGACCCGACCGAGATCGCTCTGCTGGTTGCGGCTCGGGATCTGCTTCCGGATATGGCTGCCGTGCGAGGGAGTTTTGAAAAGATCCGTGAGTTGCCGTTCGACTCGGCATCGATGCGGATGATCACCGTCTTTAGAGATCAAGCCGCCGGTACGCTGACCGCCATGGCGAAGGGTGCCCCGAGGGTCATCCTTGAGATGTGCTCGGAATACGCGTCGGGCAGGAAATCTGCCGAGGCACTCGACGATGCGGGGCGACAGCGGTTTCTGGCTGTCAACGAAGAGATGGCGGGACGCGGCCTGCGGGTGCTCGCGATCGCAGAAAAAGCGATGGCGGACGAAAGCGGAGATATCGACGTGGGATACACGTTTCTCGGCGTAGCCGGTATGAGCGATCCACCGCGTGCCGGGGTAGGCGAGGCGATCGAAGCTGCACGCTTGGCAGGTATTCGGATCGTAATGCTCACCGGTGATCAGGCGATGACCGCCCGGGCGATCGCCAGGGAGCTAAGGCTTGCCGGCGACGATGAGATATTCTCGATGCACGCCAGCGAGGTTCGGGATGCCGATGACGCCAGCCTAACTGAGGCAGCCCGACGGGTGCATGTATTTTCACGGGTATCGCCGGAGGACAAGCTGCGGATAGTCGAACTGCTGCAGAACGCCGGACAGATCGTCGCGGTCACCGGGGACGGTATAAATGACGCTCCGGCACTGAAAAGAGCGGACATCGGCGTCGCAATGGGAATGCGCGGAACCGAGGTCGCCAAAGAAGCGGCCGATATCGTGCTGACGGACGACAATTTCTCGACGATCATCAACGCTATCGAAGGCGGACGGATGATCTACGCGAATATCACCAAGTTCGTGCATATGATGTTTTCGCACAATCTGGGCGAGGTCCTGGTCATCTTTGTCGCGATCATAACCGGTCTGCCGCTGCCTCTGCTGCCGCTGCAGATACTTTGGATAAACATCGTAACGGACATTTTCCCGGCACTTGCGTTGGCGGTCGAACCGGCGTCGCCGTCAACGATGAAGCGATCTCCACGTTCATCAGACGAGAACCTTCTTTCGGGGAGCTTTCTCCTGCTTATCGGCTGGCAGGGAGTAATGCTCGCAGCCATTACGCTGAGCGCATATTTGTGGGCGCTAAACGAATACGGTCCGGGCTCTCATGCAAGAACGGTGGCGATGCTCGGACTCGTCGGTGTCCAGATCGGACATACATTCAACTGCCGTTCGCGAACGCATTCGGCATTCAGAGGTTTCTTTGGGAACCCATACTTGTTTGGAGCGATCGCAATAGTGATCTTGCTCCAGCTGTCGGCGATATATGTTCCGGCACTTGCTCAACTGCTTGGACTCGTCGAGCCCAACTGGAAAGA
- a CDS encoding ATPase, which translates to MNSTKRYTDQTFTKRVDHEGGARRAAMKLSEPAFCPRCESLYSDGHWFSPTIARETAKHEHWRPATEVICPACKQIENHIVGGYVTMSGGFIAKHHDEIINLIENEANRAAEDNPLSRVMQLSDSGDKTIIETTTEHLAQRLGHALNKAYSGEVKYDFSHENKVARVNWHRD; encoded by the coding sequence ATGAACAGCACAAAACGTTATACAGATCAGACCTTTACTAAGCGCGTCGATCATGAGGGCGGTGCCCGGCGGGCGGCCATGAAACTCAGTGAGCCGGCATTTTGCCCGCGGTGCGAGTCGCTCTACAGTGACGGGCATTGGTTCAGTCCGACCATCGCCCGAGAAACTGCCAAGCACGAACATTGGCGGCCTGCGACCGAGGTAATTTGTCCCGCGTGTAAGCAGATCGAGAACCATATTGTCGGCGGTTATGTGACGATGAGCGGCGGGTTTATTGCGAAACACCACGATGAGATCATCAATCTCATTGAGAACGAAGCAAACCGGGCGGCCGAGGACAATCCTCTGTCGCGGGTCATGCAGCTCAGCGACTCCGGCGACAAGACCATAATCGAAACTACGACCGAGCATCTTGCCCAGCGTTTGGGTCATGCTCTTAACAAGGCGTATTCCGGCGAGGTCAAATACGATTTCTCGCATGAGAACAAGGTGGCGAGGGTAAACTGGCATCGCGACTAG